GATCCGGCCGCGCGATCGGCCCCCGCATCGTCGTCGTTCACGGACAGTTGGTCGTCGTGGATCGAGCCCGCCCTTGCCCGCCCGGCCCTGGAACCTCAGCCGAGCCGGTCCCGCCCGCTGCGTCCGCGCCCGACCCCCGAACCTCAGCCGAGCCGGTCCCGCCCGCTGCGCCCGCGCCCGGCCCCGGAACCTCAGCCGAGCCCGCCCGCCGCGTGGTCCACACCCACCCCCGAACCGCGGCCACTGCGCCGTCCCACACCGACCGCGGTGCTAGAGCGTCCACGGACAGCGGTTCGCGACCAGATCACCGCACTGTCCGCACGTATCCCCGGCCGCGCCTCCGAGAAATCGAAGCCACGCGGCCACCGCTCACAACAGATCGCCGCGGTGGCACTGATCGTGCTCGTCATCGGGGTGATCTGGATCCTGGCGGCCTCCTGCTCGCCCACGGGCGGCGCTGTGCAACCGACGCAAGCTCCCGCGCCCACCACCGAGGCAGTTCCGCCACCGCCACCGGTCACGGAAACCCCAGGCCGCATGAACCTTTTGCCGTTGTGCACTCCGTTCACGCCCAAGTGCTGACGACATAGGCGCATGCGGCGGGCCGCGACCGGTGGGAGTTGAATTGGGAATCGACATCATTATTCAAAATCAGATCCACGAACGGATCGGCCTGGTATATGGAGACGCGGAAGATACGCTTGTCAAGTATCGAGAGAATGCTCCAGCAGGCTCGATACTCCGGGGTCTTCACGCGCACGCGGACACGATGTTCAACACAACTCAGCTGGCCCTGCTACTAGATGAGATGGCAAATGCTCTGCCGAACAACGAACAAGAAACGAGATGCTTGCCGTATTGCGCGATGCCGCCGAAGCTGCAATCCCCTGCGGTATTGTGCGCAGCCACCGGCAGGTCGCCGATCACGGCGAGCACGTCGGGAAGTCGCTGTGCGAAGCCGGGCTGACCGGCGACGTCGTCTGGCGTGATCTTGTGGACGCGAACGATGTACGACGAGAATTCGTCGATCGGCGACCGGGGACCTGCACAGCCACGTTTGGGTGGCCACCGTATGAGGACCCCCGTGGACAGGACTGGCGTAATCACGACGCGCCGGACAGCCATTTTCGAACGCGAGGGAACGCGGATTTCTTGCGTCGTGTTCGAAGGGGCGGGTTGAACCAGCCGGGCAACGGTTCTCGGGCGGCAAGCCAGGCATGCGGCACCCCGGCGATCGGATCGGGGCGGATTCCGATGCCGGTGTAGGCGCCGACGATGCCGCCGACGATGGCGCTCGTGGTGTCGATATCTCCATCCGCCGCGATACATGTGGCGATCGCGGCCGGGTAATCGGCCAAATGCGTTGCGGCGGCCTAAATCGTGAACGGCACCGTGTTCTGTGCGGTGACCAAAGATCCGTTGCCGAGTTCCTCCGCGGCGTCCTTCGCGGAGGCTCCGAGCAAAGTGCGAGCACGGCGAATCAGTCGGCTGGTCTCACCGTCGTCGAGGCGGTCGATGATGGTGGTGATGAAATCGTCCGATGTCGGCCGCTTCCCGGTCAGGCGGGCATGAGCGGCCTGACCAGCCGCGAGTGCTACCGCCACCGCGCCGCTTCGGCGGCGATCTTGTCCGGATCGTCGGCGTAGAAGGCGCCCAGCGGGGCAACCCGCATGGCCGCACCGTTGCCGCAGGATCCCTGGCCATCGAACGCGGCTCCGGCCGCCTACCGCCAGTGCACGCCGTTGCGAATTCGACGCAACGTGTCGACCGCCAGGAAACCGTAGTCGCGGCGCGGGTCGAACCGTCGCGCGAAGGCGGCGGCAAGCCGATCCTGTTCGATCGCACCGTGACTGGAGAGCTGAGCGACCACCGTGCAGGCCATTTCGGTGTCGTCGGTCCACCCCGACTGTCGCGCAGGGAGATCGCATGCACGAAGATCCGGAATCGACCGGCCCATGATGGGGAACTCCGCACCCAGCGCATCCCCCACAGACAGCCCATCGAGTGAATCGAGCATCAAGTCAACGTGCATCGCGTCCGATGGTAACCATGCCGACCGAGGTCAGCGCACATGTCGCAGTGCTTCACCGGCTCATCGCAGAAGAGGGTGTAGTTGGGTCCGTCATTCGCTCGCACGGATTTCACGCTCGGCTGCGCTCCTATCCGAGCGCGACGAGACGTGCGCCGGCGAACAAGCTATGCGCGGTCGTTGCCATCGCGCAGGGAATGGATCATGCTCCGCAGGATCCGGAACGCGTCTGCCTGCTCGGTCTCGGTCAGGCCGGCCAGCATTCTGACCTCGACGGACCGGACCGCTACGGTCGCCTTCTGGAGACTCCGTCGTCCGCGAGGGGTGAGCCGCGTGGGAAGAACCTTCCCGACAGGTGCCTCCGCGGGCCTGGTCACGTAGCCCTCGCGTTCCAGGGTCTGGAGCAGCACGTTCATCGTCTGCCGGGTCACGAACGCGCCGCGCGCGAGTTCGGAGTTCGACAAACCCGGTCGTTGCGCCAGCAGTTCGAGGCAGGAGTAGTGCGTCACGCTCATCCCGAGCGGCCGCAACACCTCCTCCATGGCCGCGCGGAGGGCGCTCGACGCCTCTTTCAGCAGGTAGCCCAGTGACGTCTCGAGGTCGACGCCGACACCGTCTTGACTCATGTCAGTATCCTGACATAGCTTGATCTGTGTCAGAAAACTGACACATAGGAAAGGAGCATCATAATGCCCGCCACCGGCCCCGACTTCATCTCGCTGCAAGCGCGCGACCTCGACGCCTCGCAGGCGTTCTACGAGCAGTACCTCGGCCTCGTCCGCTCGCAGACCGGACCTCCGCACGCCGTCGTCTTCGAGACGAAGCCGATCGCGTTCGCACTCCGCGACGTCGTTCCCGGCACTGATCTCGCATCCGCCGCTCAGCCCGGCATCGGCGCCGCGATCTGGCTGCACGCCACAGACGTCCAGGCCATTCACGATGCTCTCGTCGCCGACGGTCACACCATCGTCTCCGCGCCGATCGACGGCCCTTTCGGTCGGACATTCACCTTCGCCGACCCCGACGGCTACCAGATCACTCTCCACGACCGGGCCTGACAGGCCGATCGCCACCGGACGATCACCGGCCCCGAAGACGGTTGCGACCGTTGCTCGAGAATCCTCTTCGGACCGGCGGTCTCAGGCCACACCCTCGTCTGTGGAAAGCCGCTTCACCTTGGGATGTTGCGAATCTGCGCTCCTCAGTGCTACGCACGGTGGGTGGCCATCTTTCGGTGAAGATGGGTTCCATCTCGACCGGAGCGCCGACGAACGCCTCGACTTTCGCACGGGTGTCGGCGGTTACGGCGTAAACCCGGTCCCAATCGCCGCCGGTGAGATCGCGGAGCAGGTTCCGTTCTTGGGCTCACCGCGCGTCACCTCCGGGTCGTGACCACCTCGCGCCGGGGGCTCTCTGTCGGTATCCCCGTGTCGCCGAATGGCACCTGGTTGCTGTACTTCAGTTGACCGTCGCGTCCGACGACAACCAATTGGCCGTCTTCTACCGCCTTCTTCACAAGCTCCTCAGCTCGGTGGGCCATCGCCTCCGCGCTCGCGTGTGAAGTCGGACCGTCGATCCGCTCGTGCGCAGTCGTGTACGCGTTCGCCCAGTCCTGGCGCCAGAGGTGAGGTGGGAAATCGCTGCGTGTGGGGCTTCTTCAGCGAGCAGCCAGTCGGCGTCGCTCTGGTACATGGTTGCTACCCTTGGTAGCATAAAGGGCGTGGGTGGTAGTAAGAAGTACTCGATCAGTCTCCCGGAGGAGCTCGCTGAGCAGGCCCGCGCCCATGTCGGTCCCGGCGGCTTCTCCGCCTATGTCGCCGAGGCGTTGGAGCAGCGTGTCGCGATGGACAAACTGGGGGAGTTGGTGGCCGACTTCGAGAAGGACGACGAGCCGTTGACTCGTGCGGAGATCGATCAGGCGCGGGCGGAGTTGGGCTTCGAGCGGCGGCGTCGGGGTTCGCGTGGATCGGCCGCCTGATGCCGGATGTGCTGTTCCTCGACAGCGAGGGGCTGTCCATGCTGTATCGGAAGGATCGCCGCATGCTTGCGTGGGTGCAGGCTGCGAAAGAGGACGGCGTACGAGTGGCCACCACGGCTATGACGACGGTGGAAGCCGACTACAGCAAGGTGCATGCTGCCCGCATCGCATGGACGTTGTCACAGCTCGATGTTCACGCCGTGACGCGAGAGTTGGCCACGCGGGCCGCTGCGCTGTTGCGCGAGCATGGCCTTGGCCGGCACAAACACGCGATCGACGCCGTTCTGGCTGCGTCGGCCCGCTCGGTTCGTGGGTTGGCGACGGTGGTGACGTCGGACCCCGAGGACATGGCGTTGCTGTGCGGTCCGAAGATCGAGATCGTCAAGGTGTGAGCTTGTTCGAGGCGTGAGCAGCGATCGGGAGAGCCAACGACCTGTCCCGCAGCCCTGAAACCTTGTTCGAACGTCCTAGAACTCAATCCCGCAGAACGAAACCGGCCCGGATCGCTCAAAGGATTGAGCGATCCGGGCCGGCGTCACAGCAGGAAACTAACTCGTCGGTTCGAACGACTCCGCGATGATCTCCGCCTGTTCCACCGCGTGGACCTTGCTGGACCCCGAGGACGGGGCCGACATGGCTCGGCGGGAGATGCGGCGCAGCTTCGTGTTGGCGAAGCGGGCGGGGAGGGTTTCGGGGAGGTTGAGGCCGAAGAAGGGCCAGGCGCCCTGGTTGGCCGGTTCCTCCTGGACCCACGCCAGATCGGTGGCGTTGGGGTAGCCCTCCAGGGCCTCGTTCAGGCGGCGGACGGGCAGCGGGTAGAGCTGCTCGATTCGCACGATGGCGATGTCTTCGCGCTTCTGCTTGGCCTTTTCGGCGGCCAGCTCGTAGTAGAGCTTGCCGCTGGTCAGCAGGACGCGCTTGACCTTGCCGCGGTCGCCGACGCCCTGCTCGTAGGCGGGTTCGTCGAAGACGGAGCGGAACTTGCTCTCGGTGAAGTCCTTCAGGTCCGAGACCACGGCCTTGTTGCGCAGCATCGACTTCGGGGTGAAGACGATCAGCGGGCGGCGGATGCCGTCGAGTGCGTGGCGGCGCAGCAGGTGGAAGTAGTTGGCCGGGGTGGACGGCACCGCGACGGTCATCGAGCCCTCCGCGCACAGCTGGAGGAAGCGCTCGATGCGGCCGGAGGTGTGGTCCGGGCCCTGGCCCTCGTGGCCGTGCGGTAGCAGCAGCACGACGTCGGAGAGCTGGCCCCACTTGGCCTCACCGGAGGAGATGAACTCGTCGATGATCGACTGCGCGCCGTTGACGAAGTCACCGAACTGCGCTTCCCACAACACCAGCGCATTGGGGTTGCCCAGCGAGTAGCCGTATTCGAAGCCGACGGCGGCGAACTCGCTCAGCGCCGAGTCGTGCACGGCGAACCAGCCGGGGTTCTCGCTGCCGATGTTGTGCAGCGGGGTGTACTCGTCGGCGGTCTTGCGGTCGATGATCACCGCGTGACGCTGGGTGAAGGTGCCGCGACGGGAGTCCTGACCGGTCAGGCGCACCGCGCGGCCCTCGTCGATCAGCGTGCCGAACGCGAGCAGCTCGGCGAAGGCCCAGTCGACCTTGCCCTCGTAGGCCATCTCGCGGCGCTTCTCCAGCACCGGCTTGACGCGCGGGTGCACGTTGAAGCCGTCGGGCACGTTGAGGAACGCGTCGCCGATGCGCTGCAGGATGGACTTGTCCACAGCCGTCACCACGGAGGCGGGCACCGGCTGGTCGCCTTCGACCGATTCGCTCGGCCCCGGCGAGTATTTCTCCAGCTCGCGGACCTCGTTGAACACCCGCTCCAGCTGGCCCTGGTAGTCGCGCAGGGCGTCCTCGGCCTCTTTCAGCGAGATGTCGCCACGGCCGATCAGGCTCTCGGTGTACGCCTTGCGGACCGAGCGCTTGGTGTCGATGACGTCGTACATGTACGGCTGGGTCATCGACGGGTCGTCGCCCTCGTTGTGGCCGCGACGGCGGTAGCAGATCATGTCGATGACGACGTCCTTGCGGAACTTCTGCCGGAAGTCGACCGCCAGACGCGCCACCCAGTCGCAGGCCTCCGGGTCGTCGCCGTTGACGTGGAAGATCGGCGCGCCGATGAACTTCGCGATGTCGGTGGAGTACTCGGTGGAGCGGCTGTTCTCCGGAGCGGTGGTGAAGCCGATCTGGTTGTTCACCACGATGTGGATCGTGCCGCCGACCCGGTAGCCGCGCAGGCCGCCCAGGTTCAGCGTCTCGGCGACCACGCCCTGACCGGCGAACGCGGCGTCGCCGTGCAGCATGAGCGGCACGACGGAGAAGCCCTCCGGGCCGTCGCCCTTGTCCAGCAGGTCCTGCTTGGCGCGGACCAGGCCCTCGAGGACCGGGTCCACCGCCTCCAGGTGCGAGGGGTTGGCGGTGAGCGAGACCTCGATCTCGTTGTCGCCGAACATCTGCAGGTAGGTGCCCTGCGCGCCGAGGTGGTACTTCACGTCACCGGAGCCGTGGGTGGCGGCCGGGTTCATGTTGCCCTCGAACTCGGTGAAGATCTTCGAGTAGGGCTTGCCGACGATGTTGGCCAGCACGTTGAGCCGGCCGCGGTGCGGCATGCCGATGACGACCTCGTCGAGGCTGTGCTCGGCGCACTGGTCGATGACGGCGTCCATCATCGGGATGACGGCCTCGGCGCCCTCCAGCGAGAAGCGCTTCTGCCCGACGTACTTGGTCTGCAGGAAGGTCTCGAACGCCTCGGCCGCGTTGAGCCGGTTCAGGATGTACTTCTGCTGCGCGACCGTCGGCTTCGCGTGCTTCTGCTCGACCCGGTCCTGGATCCAGCGCAGCTGCTCCACGTCCAGGATGTGCGTGTACTCCACGCCGACGTGGCGGCAGTAGGCGTCGCGCAGAACGGACAGCACGTCGCGCAGCTTCATCCGCTCCTGGCCGTGGAAGCCCGCCACGTTGAACGTGCGGTCCAGATCCCACAGGGTCAGGCCGTGCTGGGTGACGTCCAGGTCCGGGTGGCTGCGGAACTTGTCCTTGACCAGGCGCAGCGGATCGGTGTCGGCCATCAGGTGGCCGCGGTTGCGGTAGGCCGCGATCATCTCCAGCACGCGCGCGCTCTTGTCGACGCCGCGCTCGCGGACGTCCTTGCGCCAGCGGACCGGCTCGTACGGTACGCCGAGACCGTGGAAGATCTCGTCGTAGAACTCGTCGGCGATCAGCAGCTGGTGGATGGTGCGCAGGAAGTCGCCCGACTCCGCGCCCTGGATGATGCGGTGGTCATAGGTGGAGGTGAGCGTCATCAGCTTGCCGACGCCCAGATCGGCGATGCGCTCGTCGCTCATGCCCTGGAACTCGGCGGGGTACTCCATCGCGCCCGCGCCGATGATCGCGCCCTGACCGTTCATCAGGCGCGGCACCGAGTGCACGGTGCCGATGGTGCCCGGGTTGGTCAGCGAGATGGTGACGCCGGAGAAGTCCTCGGCGGTGAGCTTGCCGTCGCGGGCGCGGCGGACGATGTCCTCGTAAGCGGTGTGGAACTGCCCGAAGGTCATCGCCTCGCAACCCTTGATGGCCGCGACGACCAGCGACCGGCTGCCGTCCTTGCCGGGCAGGTCGATGGCCAGGCCGAGGTTGGTGTGCGCGGGGGTGACCGCGTTCGGCTTGCCGTCGATCTCGGCGTAGTGCCGATTCATGTTCGGGAACGCCTTGACCGCCTGCACGATGGCGTAGCCGAGCAGGTGGGTGAAGGAGATCTTGCCGCCCCGGGTGCGGGCGAGGTGGTTGTTGATGACCAAGCGGTTGTCGATCATCAGCTTGGCCGGAATGGCGCGCACGCTGGTGGCGGTGGGGATGCTCAGCGAGGCGGACATGTTCTTCGCCACCGCGGCGGCGGCGCCGCGCAGCACCTTGGACTCGTCGGCGGCGGTGTCGGCCTGCTTCGGGCCGGAGGTCGGCGCGGCGTTCGACGTCGGCGCCGGGGTCGTCTGCGGAGCGCGCGTGGTCACCGCGGCCGGTTTGGCGGCGGCCGGGGCGGGCTTGGCGGCGGCCGGTGCGGGCGCTTTCGGGGCCGCGGGGCTGGCGTCGTTGCGCTTGGCGGCGGGCTTGGCGGCCGCTGGAGCCGGGGCGGGAGCGGCAGCCTGCGCGGGCGCGGGGGCGGGCTGGCTGTTGCCGGTGTCGCCACTCGTGTCAGGCGTGTAGTCGGCCAGGAACTCGTGCCAGCTCTCGTCGACCGAGGATGGATCCTGTTTGAACTTCTGATACATCTCGTCGACTAACCACTGGTTCTGTCCGAACTGGGAAGTTGAGCTGCTCACAGCAGGTGTTCGCCTCATTTCGTTCTTCGCGCTGCGACGTTTGTGACGTGCCCGGCACGGGGATCAGCGGATTGCGCGCCGATGCGCCCTATCTGAGGATAGGCCCAGCAGCAAATCGGCGGATTCACTGACCACCCGACACCCCCGACCCTATTGGTGACGACCCGTCGTCACCCGAGAATATTCCCTCCGACGCCGCTGCCACTGCCCATAGCCGGGCATACGGTCCGCCCGCCGCGAGCAGCTCGGCGTGCGGGCCGAATTCCACGATCCGCCCGTGGTCGACCACGGCGATCCGGTCGGCGCGAGCGGCCGTGCCGAGCCGGTGCGCGACGATCACCGTGGTGCGGTCCCGGGTCAGCGATCGGCTCGCTGCCAGCACCGACGCCTCGGTATCCGGGTCCAGGGTGGCGGTGGCCTCATCGAGCAGCAGCAAGTCCGGAGCGACCAGTTCGGCGCGGGCGAGCGCGATCAGTTGCCGTTGCCCGGCCGACAGGCCGCGGCCGCGCTCGCCGACCGGCTGGTGCATCCCGAGCGGGAGCGCGGCGATCATCTCCGCCGCACCCACCGCCGCGGCTGCCGCGGCGATCTCCTCCGGGGTCGCGGATGGTTTCCCGAATGCAATGTTGCTCGCCACGTCCCCGGTGAACAGGTGAGCTTCCTGGGGGACGATGCCCAGCCGCGCGCGGTAGTCGGCGAGGCGGTAGTCGCGCACATCGGCGCCGTCCACCCGGATCGCGCCGGGGGCCACCGGATCCGCCGAGGCTCCGTTCTTCGCCACGGCGGCGGGCCCGCGCCGCGTGCGACCGCCCGGATCGGGCGGCAGGTCGTACAGCCGGGCCAGCAGCTTGACCACGGTCGACTTTCCGGCCCCGGTCGGCCCGACCAGGGCGAGGGTGGAACCCGCTGGTATGCGCAGCGAGACGCCGTCCAGCGCCGGAATGTGACTGCCCGCGTAGTGGAAGCGAACGTCATCGAACGCCACCTCGCCGCGCAGCCTCGCCCCGATGGGCACCGGGTCGGCCGGATCGGCGGCGATCGAGGAGGGCGTGCGCAGCAGGTCCCCGATCCGGCGCAGGCCGACCCTGGCCTGCTGGTAGCTGTCGAAGACCTGGGACAACTGCAGGATCGGCACGAACAGCAGCTCCAGATACAGCACGAACGCGATCAGGGTTCCCGCGCTGGTCGCACCGGAGGCGACATCACGCGCACCGAAGAACACCACCGCCGCCAACGCGACATCGGCCCATCCCACGACGAACGCGAAGTACAGCGCGATCGCCCGCTGGGCGCGCAACCGGCTGTTGCGGTAGCGCTGCGAGTATTCCGCGAAGCGACGGGCGGCCCGCGGCTCGTGCCGATTGGCCTGCACCGCCCGCAAACCGGTGACGTTCTCCTGGAAGTCGGCGTTGACCGCGGACACGTGCTCGCGCGACACGGTGTAGGCGGTGGAGGAAACCCGGCGGAACAGCACCGTCGCGATCAACAGGGCGGGCACCGTCGCCAGCACGACGAGAGCCAGGGAGACGTCGATGACCAGCAACGCCACCGTGATGCCGACCAGCGTCAGCAGGCCGACCAGGGTGGTGGCGACTCCGGTCTGCAGGAAGGTCGACAGCGCGTCGACGTCGGTGGTCATCCGCGTCATGATCCGCCCGGACAGTTCCCGTTCGTAGTAGTCCAGGCCGAGCCGTTGCAGATGCGCGAAGCTGCGGACGCGCAGGGCGAACAGCACCCGTTCCCCGGTGCGCGCGGTGAGCAGCGTGGTGGCCGCGCCGACCGCCCAGCCCGCCGCGGCCAGAACCGTGCCGAGCAGCGTCGCGCGGACCAGCGCTGCGGCGTCGCCGCCGAGCACGCCGCCGTCGATCGCGTAGCGCACCAGCGGCGGGAAGGCGATCGCGATTGCCGCGTCCGCGGCCAGCAGCGCCATCACGGTCAGCACCAACCGGCGGACGGGGCGCAGCAGGCGGGCGAGCCGGAAACGCGGATCCGGCTCGCGCAGCCGCTGCGCGTCCATGCCCGGCTGCTCGGTGGCGGGTGGCAGGAGTTCGATAGTGCGGCGCAGCTCGGGGGTCTCGCTGATATCGGCCGCCGCGCTGCCGAAGCGGCGACCGGCGGAGCTGTCCGGCGCTCGCCCCTTGGCGGCCGGGGCCGCGTCCACGTGCGGCTCGGGCGCGAGGTGCCCGGCCGGTGCGGGCAACCGGATCACGCGATCGGCGTGGGCCAGCGTGGATTCCCGATGCGCGAGGATCAGCGTGGTCCGTCCGCCGCGGTCGGGTAGCGCGTCGAAGATCGCGGCCTCGGTCACCGCGTCCACGGCGGAGGTTGCGTCGTCGAGCACCAGGATGCGCGGGCGGGCCAACAGCGTCCTGGCCAGCGCGATCCGCTGGCGCTGGCCGCCGGAGAGGGTGAGGCCGCGCTCGCCGACCACCGTGTCGTAGCCGTCGGGCAGCTCGGTGATGAACTCGTCGGCCGCGGCCTGGACGGCGGCCTGCCTGATCTCCTCGTCGGTGGCCTCCGGCCGCCCCAGCGCGATATTGGCCGCGATGGTGTCGGAGAACAGGAACGGATCGTCGAAGACGACGCCGATCGCGGCCCGCAGGTCGGCGGCGCGCACGTCGGCGATGTCGACGCCCGTGGTTTCGGCGGAACTGGTCCCGGCAGGCGAACTTGCGCGCGCGAACGCGTCGCTCGCGCCCGCGTGCGCCGGGGCGCCGGTGAACAGCCGGATGCTGCCCGCGTCCGGTGCGTAGAACCGGGGGAGCAGCAGGGCGAGGGTGGACTTGCCCGAGCCCGCCGGACCGATGACCGCCACCGTCTCGCCGGGCCGCACGCGCAGGTCCAGTTCGCGCAGTACGGGACGGTCGGGATCGAAACCGAACGTCAAGGCGTCGATCTCGATGCCGAGCGGTCCGTCCGGCAGCTCCGCGGGCCGCTCGGGGTCGGCGATGACCGGCGCGGTGTCGATCACTTGGAAGACCCGCTCGGCCGCCGCCCTGGTCAGCTGGGCCATGACGATCACCGAGGAGAGGATCCGCGCGGTGCCGGTCATCACGGCGACATAGGCGGCGAACGCGACGAAGGTGCCGATGCCGATGCTGCCGTGCAGTGCGAGCAGGCCGCCGAGCGCGATCACCGCGACCATCCCCAGCTGCGGGATCGTCGCGACGGTCGGCGCGAATCCGGCGTCGATCCGCGCGGCGCGCATCCGCTCCGCGAACAGCTTGCGACCGTGCCGCTCCAGCAGATCGACCATCCGCGCTTCCTGACCGAAGCCCTTGACCACCCGCACGCCGGTGACCGTCTCCTCGACGTGCTGAGCGAGATCGGCGGCGCGCTGCTGCGCCGACCAGGTCGCCGCGTGCAGGCGCGGCCGCATCCGGTAGACGACCAGGCCGATCGCGGGCACCACCAGCAGCGCGACGGCGGCCAGCGGCGGAGACAGCCAGGTCATGACCGCGGCGGCGAGCCCGAATTCCAGCAGCGCCATACCGGACAGGGGCACCATCGCCAGCAGACCTTGGACCAACTGGAGATCGGTGATCGATCGGGACACCACCTGCCCGGTGCGCAGCGTGTCCTGTCCGACGCCGTCGAGCCGTTGCAATGCGCCGAGCAGGTGCACCCGCAACGAGTGCTGCACGTCCAGGGACAGCCGCCCGGCCAGCCAGCGCCGCCCGAATCCGGCCGCGGATCGGCTGACGGCCAGGACGACGATCAGCCAGGCGACGGCGCTGATCGCCGCCACATCACCGATCCCCGCCGCGTCGACGGCCCGTTTGGTCAGCAGCGGCCCCGCGGTCTCGACGATCGCGCCGCCGAGCACCGCCGCCGCGAGCCCGGCGAGCACCGCGCGGTGCGGTAGGCATTCGGCCCACAGCCTGCGTATCCAGCCCGGTCTGCTTCCCCCGTCCACGTCGTGCGCTCGCCCCCTTTGTCGTACCGCGTTCGTCATCGACGGTACCGACACCGACCGACAAGCCGTTGTTCCCTACCGGCCGTTCATCACAGGTCGCGGGTGCGCAGGCTCCACCAGCTCGC
Above is a genomic segment from Nocardia sputorum containing:
- a CDS encoding MarR family winged helix-turn-helix transcriptional regulator, whose amino-acid sequence is MSQDGVGVDLETSLGYLLKEASSALRAAMEEVLRPLGMSVTHYSCLELLAQRPGLSNSELARGAFVTRQTMNVLLQTLEREGYVTRPAEAPVGKVLPTRLTPRGRRSLQKATVAVRSVEVRMLAGLTETEQADAFRILRSMIHSLRDGNDRA
- a CDS encoding ADP-ribosylglycohydrolase family protein, yielding MADYPAAIATCIAADGDIDTTSAIVGGIVGAYTGIGIRPDPIAGVPHAWLAAREPLPGWFNPPLRTRRKKSAFPRVRKWLSGAS
- a CDS encoding multifunctional oxoglutarate decarboxylase/oxoglutarate dehydrogenase thiamine pyrophosphate-binding subunit/dihydrolipoyllysine-residue succinyltransferase subunit → MYQKFKQDPSSVDESWHEFLADYTPDTSGDTGNSQPAPAPAQAAAPAPAPAAAKPAAKRNDASPAAPKAPAPAAAKPAPAAAKPAAVTTRAPQTTPAPTSNAAPTSGPKQADTAADESKVLRGAAAAVAKNMSASLSIPTATSVRAIPAKLMIDNRLVINNHLARTRGGKISFTHLLGYAIVQAVKAFPNMNRHYAEIDGKPNAVTPAHTNLGLAIDLPGKDGSRSLVVAAIKGCEAMTFGQFHTAYEDIVRRARDGKLTAEDFSGVTISLTNPGTIGTVHSVPRLMNGQGAIIGAGAMEYPAEFQGMSDERIADLGVGKLMTLTSTYDHRIIQGAESGDFLRTIHQLLIADEFYDEIFHGLGVPYEPVRWRKDVRERGVDKSARVLEMIAAYRNRGHLMADTDPLRLVKDKFRSHPDLDVTQHGLTLWDLDRTFNVAGFHGQERMKLRDVLSVLRDAYCRHVGVEYTHILDVEQLRWIQDRVEQKHAKPTVAQQKYILNRLNAAEAFETFLQTKYVGQKRFSLEGAEAVIPMMDAVIDQCAEHSLDEVVIGMPHRGRLNVLANIVGKPYSKIFTEFEGNMNPAATHGSGDVKYHLGAQGTYLQMFGDNEIEVSLTANPSHLEAVDPVLEGLVRAKQDLLDKGDGPEGFSVVPLMLHGDAAFAGQGVVAETLNLGGLRGYRVGGTIHIVVNNQIGFTTAPENSRSTEYSTDIAKFIGAPIFHVNGDDPEACDWVARLAVDFRQKFRKDVVIDMICYRRRGHNEGDDPSMTQPYMYDVIDTKRSVRKAYTESLIGRGDISLKEAEDALRDYQGQLERVFNEVRELEKYSPGPSESVEGDQPVPASVVTAVDKSILQRIGDAFLNVPDGFNVHPRVKPVLEKRREMAYEGKVDWAFAELLAFGTLIDEGRAVRLTGQDSRRGTFTQRHAVIIDRKTADEYTPLHNIGSENPGWFAVHDSALSEFAAVGFEYGYSLGNPNALVLWEAQFGDFVNGAQSIIDEFISSGEAKWGQLSDVVLLLPHGHEGQGPDHTSGRIERFLQLCAEGSMTVAVPSTPANYFHLLRRHALDGIRRPLIVFTPKSMLRNKAVVSDLKDFTESKFRSVFDEPAYEQGVGDRGKVKRVLLTSGKLYYELAAEKAKQKREDIAIVRIEQLYPLPVRRLNEALEGYPNATDLAWVQEEPANQGAWPFFGLNLPETLPARFANTKLRRISRRAMSAPSSGSSKVHAVEQAEIIAESFEPTS
- a CDS encoding type II toxin-antitoxin system VapC family toxin, translated to MPDVLFLDSEGLSMLYRKDRRMLAWVQAAKEDGVRVATTAMTTVEADYSKVHAARIAWTLSQLDVHAVTRELATRAAALLREHGLGRHKHAIDAVLAASARSVRGLATVVTSDPEDMALLCGPKIEIVKV
- a CDS encoding ABC transporter ATP-binding protein, yielding MTNAVRQRGRAHDVDGGSRPGWIRRLWAECLPHRAVLAGLAAAVLGGAIVETAGPLLTKRAVDAAGIGDVAAISAVAWLIVVLAVSRSAAGFGRRWLAGRLSLDVQHSLRVHLLGALQRLDGVGQDTLRTGQVVSRSITDLQLVQGLLAMVPLSGMALLEFGLAAAVMTWLSPPLAAVALLVVPAIGLVVYRMRPRLHAATWSAQQRAADLAQHVEETVTGVRVVKGFGQEARMVDLLERHGRKLFAERMRAARIDAGFAPTVATIPQLGMVAVIALGGLLALHGSIGIGTFVAFAAYVAVMTGTARILSSVIVMAQLTRAAAERVFQVIDTAPVIADPERPAELPDGPLGIEIDALTFGFDPDRPVLRELDLRVRPGETVAVIGPAGSGKSTLALLLPRFYAPDAGSIRLFTGAPAHAGASDAFARASSPAGTSSAETTGVDIADVRAADLRAAIGVVFDDPFLFSDTIAANIALGRPEATDEEIRQAAVQAAADEFITELPDGYDTVVGERGLTLSGGQRQRIALARTLLARPRILVLDDATSAVDAVTEAAIFDALPDRGGRTTLILAHRESTLAHADRVIRLPAPAGHLAPEPHVDAAPAAKGRAPDSSAGRRFGSAAADISETPELRRTIELLPPATEQPGMDAQRLREPDPRFRLARLLRPVRRLVLTVMALLAADAAIAIAFPPLVRYAIDGGVLGGDAAALVRATLLGTVLAAAGWAVGAATTLLTARTGERVLFALRVRSFAHLQRLGLDYYERELSGRIMTRMTTDVDALSTFLQTGVATTLVGLLTLVGITVALLVIDVSLALVVLATVPALLIATVLFRRVSSTAYTVSREHVSAVNADFQENVTGLRAVQANRHEPRAARRFAEYSQRYRNSRLRAQRAIALYFAFVVGWADVALAAVVFFGARDVASGATSAGTLIAFVLYLELLFVPILQLSQVFDSYQQARVGLRRIGDLLRTPSSIAADPADPVPIGARLRGEVAFDDVRFHYAGSHIPALDGVSLRIPAGSTLALVGPTGAGKSTVVKLLARLYDLPPDPGGRTRRGPAAVAKNGASADPVAPGAIRVDGADVRDYRLADYRARLGIVPQEAHLFTGDVASNIAFGKPSATPEEIAAAAAAVGAAEMIAALPLGMHQPVGERGRGLSAGQRQLIALARAELVAPDLLLLDEATATLDPDTEASVLAASRSLTRDRTTVIVAHRLGTAARADRIAVVDHGRIVEFGPHAELLAAGGPYARLWAVAAASEGIFSGDDGSSPIGSGVSGGQ
- a CDS encoding VOC family protein — protein: MPATGPDFISLQARDLDASQAFYEQYLGLVRSQTGPPHAVVFETKPIAFALRDVVPGTDLASAAQPGIGAAIWLHATDVQAIHDALVADGHTIVSAPIDGPFGRTFTFADPDGYQITLHDRA